Genomic DNA from Cloeon dipterum chromosome 3, ieCloDipt1.1, whole genome shotgun sequence:
cagtGTGCTACTTTTagatcaattttggcttcaactgaatcctaaataAAAGGGATGATTTCTCATGCATTtgacaacaagcattttctgGTGTTTTTTTGCAGCATatccttttcaaaattgatattatttcgTCGGCACTGATTATAAACGTTTATAACTGGCAAAATCTCTGATTGCTAGCAGTGGAAATAATGAAGCGATTTtagtcaaatttaatatatttcagatcttaattcattaaaatttaattaaaaaggcgtttcttttaaaaataataaaatcccaACATAGTGTTTTTGGTGTGTGTAACTGGTTccttttcagttttttaaagGTCCTCCTCCAAATAAGCGATCTGTCCATtacattttaagtaaaaattccctaaattgtgaaaataaatcgtgtGGTAAAAGAGATTAGAGCCGAACTTTCGAGCAGATTTTCTCAAAAGTCTAAACGGCAACAtaggaaatttttacctttttcctaatttttaaatagtgtttcaaataaagcttaaaaagattttcctcaaatattttagtagttttgaacatttttaaactgccAGTCTGTGTGTGAATTTTGTCAGGTTGGCCATATTCCCACTACGCACACCATGCTGGAATCATTACACAGCTGTTGGTAGATCAATGTAAACAAatctataattattatgtaacaGTTCAGTCATTCCCAGAGTTGATTGAGCAAATTACACTTCTtgtaaaatgctttaaatcgaTTCGGGGAGTGATTTTTAATCTGCATGCAAAGCACTACTTAATGAAATATGGAAGCGATTGCAAAAGCAATATTGAGTTTAAACTTCGATCCAAAGTCGGATGAAGGGAGAGTCCTGCTGGCTCAGGTGAGTTTGTTGGCTGTATTATAAACGCATTTCAAATTGACACCAATTTCAGCTGGTAGAAGCCACTGCAGGCAAAGAGGACACAACATGTTTGATTGGCCCCGTCATGAAATTGTTGCCAAACGTCGATCTCTCGGTAAAAAAGGCTGTCCATCATATTCTTCCTAGGTATATATTCCATCAACAATTATGTACATTTTATCAGTCTATTTTCCAGAGTGTGTAAAAATCATCCACAAGCTGCTGTTCTCGCAGTCAACACGGTTCTCCACGACTGCTCCGATCCAAATCCTGAAATCAAGTGCTTAGGGATAACTACCCTCTGCGCGATTCCAGAATTCGTGGAGCACGTCCCTGGAGCTGTTCATGCATCGCTTTCCGATTCGCACCCGAAAGTCCGCCTGGCAGCCGTCAACGGGTGCAAATCTTTGCACAGCCACACCCCGCAAGCTGCCTCCGAACAGGGCCTCATTAACATTCTCTACTCTCTCGTCCGAGACTCTGACCCACGAGTGCGTTTAACGTTATTTTCATCTCCaacttttattcaataaaaaaatctgatcagGTGTCAACGGCAGCGATTTTGGCACTGGATTTTCTGTTGGCCGAGGAGGGCGGCATAATCGTGACCAAGGCGATGGCAAAGCACCTTTTAAGGAGGCTGGAGCATTATCCTCCTGTCCAGCTGGCGTCCGTCCTGCAGGCAGTTGCCAAGTACAAGCCCAAAGAAGAAGACGAGGTCTTTGAAGAGCTTTCCCTGATCGACCCGTATTTGGTTCACTCGCAATGCCCTGCTGTCAACGTGAACTGCATCAATCTGTTCTTGGACTTGATCGAGGACAATTACGCCCATTTGATCGACCAACTTGTGGAAAGGTCTAGCCCAGGATTGATCGCGTACTTGTCCAGTGCTGCCGAGTCGACAGCCTCGACCGTCctcaaatttttgctctctgaAAGAGGGAAAGCCTGGCTGAAAAACTTGCCGACGACCGACCTGATGCCGAGAATTGCGGAGTCGCCTTCAGTGAAGGTTAAAAAACTGTCGCTCATCGCAATCACCTGCAAGGAAACGGAGGCGGATGATATTTTGGCTGCTGTCACCCCTTTCTGCTATGATAAAAGCTGTGGCTCTCAGGCTGTGCGTTGCATCTGCAAAATCAGATCAAACTTGGAGGTAGGGAAATATAGTTTATTTCTGACAAATATAGCTGTGTTctccttttaaattattaatttcttctaGGCGACCTCAAGCAAGTGCCTGGCCGTTCTTCTTCAACTCTTAGAAACCAGCGATCCAGACTTGCTCAGGAATTGCTTGGTCGGACTAGAAACATTCAGCATGGAAGGCATTCCAAGGTCTGAAATATCGGCCCTTCTCGAGAAGGTTGTGGACAGAATCGATCTGTTCAAGCCAGAAACCATTCCGGCGGTTGCACCTCATCTTTTAGGATTGTACGGAGAACTTCTTCCAACTGCGCCCTACGTTTTGGAGCACTTAGTCAACAATTACAACCAGCTTCAATTTGATACAAAGTAAAATGAAACTCACTTATATTACACGTTTTTAACGCGTGATTCTCTTTCAGAATGTTTTTGCTCGTGGGCACCGTGAGACTCTTCCTGAAGGACCCTGGTGAGTGCCAGCTGACCCTGGGCCGCCTCTTTCAAAGCTGCATCAGTGACTGTGATAACGCGTTGCTCTCTGAAAAAGCGCTGAGGTACTACAAAATATTGTGCCACGACCAGGAATTGATGAAAACCATTCTCGGCGTAACGtagaccaaatttatttaaaataaaacaaaactcttATTTACATGATGCAATTTCCTCTACTTTTAAAGTAGTTTTTCAAGTCTTCTTGCGCGCCCTGCATGGTTTGAGTCAAAAGCGCTTTGCTGCCGCTGTTGCTTAAAGTATTAATCACCTTGAGGAATATATTGACGTTGCTGTCGGTTACTGGCATCTCGTTATCCGCGCACGCGAAAGTCGCGGTTATCATCTGATCGTACAGGCTCTTGATTTTCTTGTCTTTCGAAAGGCTGAACTGAGGGTGGATCGGCAGCGTTTGCACGAGTCCCCAATTATTTTCGCACGCCTCGCACGTGCACCTGAAGTGGTAATGGTCGAGCAGGTAACTCTGCCGCTCTGCTTTCACGTCAAATGCAAAGTGTTCTTTGTACGAGTCAAAAATTTGCTCCCCTTTCCTAATGTGCCTGATTGCTTGGATCACGTTTGCGGTTCCGTAATTGGTGCGGAAGACGTTTGGATTGCATGAGTGGTTGCACAGGGACGAGCAGGAGAAAATGCCGCCTCCGACCACCTCGTAACGCACCCTGTTGGGCCCACCCAAGTGCGTGTGCGTGATTTCGTGAGCGTTGTTTTTCAGCGCTACCAAGTTTTTCAAGCAATAAGCCGCCAGTTTGCTTTCTAAAACCGGGTCGTTAACGTTGAAACATTTAACCAGTTTGATGGAAATGGTGCAAGCCGCGTAAACCATTAGTAAAGGGAGCTGCTCAAGGTTTGTCACGAGGTTAAAAATCGATTCGAATGCGTCAGACTTGTAAATGCCATCAGCGCTAAATCCGTTGGTCCTCGCATCACGATTCTCTTCGGTAGACTTGCTCAAGAAATCCAACACGTTTTTCAGTCCGAACGTAGAAACAATTCGAATGAAATGACAGCTCCGCTGCAGATTCATTTCGTCAATCACTTTGAAACACTTGCTGGAAACGGCGCACTCTTCcttgtgatatttttcatagGCAATCTCTTGGCACTTTTCGCTGCAGAACAGAGCctggaatttgaatttagaaatGATTCCgcaccaattaattaattgatctAGTTTACCCAGTCGCAGTTTTCACATGGAACCAGCGAGTAGCTTCTCCTCATGCAGTGGCTGCAATGAGTAGTAATGCACTCGGGAGCCAGAACTGCAGCGTACGGTTGTTCAACCAGCACATAATCacctggaaataaataaacaattaacaGTCGTAACATATCGTAAAAATCAAGGGTCGATGCGTCCTCAGATTTGGACGCAATTTGCTGGAGGGGTTGAACTAGTAATCCTATATATATGCACCCATATATATGCAgccaaaattccaaaaattgactattttacAGGAGCACAAAGTTTGCAGTTTTTGACCACCAAAATGTagatcgattttattttaattttgaaaatccaaaatagtCAAAATGTGGCTCAAACACGTGGTAAATatataccaaaaataaaattcaatatatttttggaattttttgagaaattcgttatcaaatttgaaaaaaaacccTGCAAATCAAGATTGTTTATAAAGGGCATGTTTAGAGCAGATTTCGAGCAAATTTGACcccaatttgattgaaaataattaattttcactatttttaagTCATGATTAGGGGGTTGAGGCCAACTTCCTGACCCCGGGGGTGGAAGCATGGAGTTGgcaaaaattttgctattcTGTTTTTGATCTCCGCCttgcctaatttttaaattttacaaattagttgaaaatttccacttctTCCAACTGCGGGGTCTTTTTCACCAATTCGTTTTAACATGTATCTCActattaaagaggattgatgctGCAAgatccttaaaaattaatgcatgttgcattttatcattaaattttgagaaaagtggctgcaaagttagcatgcctttcaaatggcgaggactcaccttatttgaaatcctattttatttcaaaacaaagagatCCCTAAAAAGTTTCGAGAGATCTCGaggagaggaatcgaaatctgctaAGATAATGTGGTCtagcgctgcaaattttggaaaatttaaatttttactctagaaaattcctcttttgattttttgcaaattgtttatagatcaactgcttattgcatccagcaattcaaataattttcaattctcgCCCTGAAGCAATCCACTTTGCGCGAACAAGGAATGTTTTaaaggttaatttttacctGCTTGGATGTCTCTGGCAGCTGTCAAATGCCTGCCGAAATTTGCGTCGTGCGATATGGACACCGCATTTGACAAACTTGGCGCCTCCTTGTTCTTGCCGTAGCTCAGGAGCGGTGGGTCAGGATAAATTTCGACGAGACGCCTCGCTTTGGGCTCCAAGCTCTCATTGAACTCTTTTTCAACGCTCGAAGACAGCTGCGTTTTCTTCTCTTCGGGCAGTTTGAGTTCCTTGATGCAACTCTTTGCCTTTTCCAAACTGGCCTTTGCCGCGTTCAGATTTTTGAGTTCCTTGTGGCACTTGGCCTGTCGGACGAACAGTTTGAACGTCAGCATTTGCGGGTAGTCGTTTTGCACGGCTCTTTGCACGTCTTGAATGCACTCTTGGTAATAGCCCATGAGCTCGAGGACGGCGCTGCGGTTTGCGTAAGCTTGTCCGCACGCGCTCGAACCCTTGGGAGCCCAAACGACGCTCCTCGTGTAAAACTCGACAGCCTTGTGGTACTTCCGCAGATTCAGCAAGTCGTTTCCCAGCTTGCGGAAGGTTTCCGCCTGCGCCAGTTTGTCCTTGCCGGACGCGGCGGCGAGCAGCTTTTCGAACTCCTGGCCGATCTCCTCCCCGGCGAtatcttggcatatttcgatgaACCGCTGATAACTCACGTTTTGCTGCTTGCCTCCCGTTGCCACCTGGCGCTCaaacaatttgaaatcttCCTCTTTTAAGTTCATTTCGGCCCGAATAAATGTATGCTGGCGGGTGTGTATCAAGCGCGAGTTAAAAATAGGTGCTGCTCGATGCCCTGTCTCGTATTAAAGAATAAAGAGCCGCAGAGGATATCAAGCAGTGAGCGAGCCGCTGCAGAagctaaatataaataagagcAGGCGTATTCAAGCGCAAGCATACGCGCGCTTTCAGTTTTCAAAACATCAACTTATGCTGCAATCTCtgcgagaaataaaataaaacacatttttggaatgctaaatatcaatattttttatttacaaaccaAAATCACAATATCTGAGGCTAAATTCCTCAAACTCATACAGCGAGAGAGAGGTACTCCGCtacaaaaattctcaaaatctTGTTCAAATTCGCAATGGTGTCAAAGTCGAGAGCAGAATAGTTGTCTCCATTCTTGTGCCACACCGAAGGGAAAGGAGACGGTATCAGGTGCAGAATAGGAACaccttcaataaaattgttagttttattTCCTTATTCCCTTTGCACTGCAGCCTTACCTCTCTTCAAAAAGGGAATATGATCGTCTTCAATGCCAGCGTAAACGGACTGGGAGTTGAAGTAGCGGTGCTTGGGATAGCCGTCAAAGCCGTATCTGTACTGGTCGAGCAGTCTCATGTTAGCCAGTTTGTCCTCAGCGTTGACAAGCCGCTTGTACCAGCGGTCGGTGTCTTTAAAGTAGTTGTAGAAGCTTGGAAACTCCACCCCAATCAGatcgagcagcagcaacatGTCCTAAATCGTAATTTGATCAGTTAGTTATTGGCCACGACGTTATTTGGCGAGTAATTAGCACCATTCGGTCCAAATGCGTTGTTCCTTCACGGTTGTTTGGTGGGTAAGCTGTTCTCTGCAATTTCCTGGCCAGGTTCTTGGCGCCGTAGATGGAGTCGGTTGGTCCCCAGACGTTGAACGCCTCTTCTCCGtcgaagaaaataaatttaagactAACATCACTCTGCAAAGAAACAAGAGGAGCTTGGttaattcaagaaatattttaaataaacctttttaacTCCGAGCAGTTTCTTTTTTCTACTTGCCCTTTTCCCCCTTAATTTCAAAGAACGTTCCACCTGACGTGGATGACAATTAagtaattgctattaaattaaGGAATAATACCTGCGCCGCAGCGTTTTTCTTCAAGTACTGGTCGAGGGCAGCCGCCAAATGCAGCATCATCGCACACGGAACGGCGGAATCGGTCGCTCCGATGAAACTGCCCTCTCTAGTGTATTTGGAATCGTAGTGACAGGCTAGGGTCAAGAATCGGTCGGCCTGAGGGTTCAAGCGGGCCACGACGTTGCCGAACTTGAGACGTCCAATCGGCGTGTTGGCGCTGAAGGCGTCTTCCTCCACTTGCCAGCCCAGATTTTGCATCGTGTCCATTAGGTACTGCGAAAgaatcaacatttttaacaaaggctgtaaattaatttcacttttatcacctttttaactttttcgtGGTTTTCGGTGCCGACAACTCTGGGAACCATGATTGGATCCAGCAGTGCCTTGAAATTGGCGTTGTTTTCCATGTcggaaatttttttgatttgttCATCAGTCATGGGTGTGCCTGCATGATTttgctaaaaacaaaaatttcaaattaaaaatcattttgtataaaataaaatttgtcttcTTACTCGAGCTTGCTTCAAGTTGATTGCCCCTGCACTTTGACCCAGTAAGCAGGAGGAAATGAAAAGTACTCCGTagattgttttcattttcggTCTTCTTCTACGCTAACATGAAGGCTTAGACGGAGTGAAAGGTTGCCAAAAATTTTACCGCGAGGCTGGATTTAACGAGGCCAAGTTGCTGCTGTAGCTGCTCGCATCCTGCGAAAATGTGTCTTGTTTAATCTTTTCCGCTATCGTCACGATTAACTCGCTCATGCTCAGTCGGCTCTATGAGAAAGTGAAGCAATCTAGCGAAATCTACGATTTGCAACCTTAATGGGAGttaaaaaatcaggtttttAGCGCTAGTTTGAGTGATCTAAATGACGCCAAGACACCaacaaattaagtaaaaaaattgtgctaaCTCACAGCTAAATCGACCATCACGTAGCCGCggagaaaagggaaaagaatTTCTCTCcaaagtatttattttggtttgaagCCGATTCGTCAAAGGTGAGACGTAAAGGTGTGTGGCCTTGGGCGGCTGACGAACGACGGCCGTCAACGCCTGCCCCCACTCACTTCATCATCTCTTTCAAGGCACGGGAATAAGCACGCTTGCAAGTGCCGCAACCACTCACGATCGGCAGGTCGAGCGTTATTTTCAGCTAATCAGAGCACGCCAACTCCACATTTTTCCCCTACCTCCTAAATTCTCGATGCTGGGAAActggaaagattttttaatacgtTGGCGGCCTCTGATTGGATGAAAAAAGCGCTCGCACGTCATCAGTGAGAGCACGCAGAACTTCTTAATCAGCTTGATTAAGCCGGCGCCATAGAAGTAAGCAAGGGATCCCGGTGCTGCCACCTGCGGGCGGCACGACAAGTGGatatgcaaaacaaaacaaaaagtaCATACCCTGGTGCAGTGGAATTCACAAACTATGGCTTCTATGGCTCTCCACCTGGCGATTCAGTGATACTGTGTTAATATAATGGACGATAATGGTGACAGGGAGGCCAAGTACTCTCGAAGAAGGGTTGAGGAGGCGCAGACTATGTGGCTCAAGCAGGAGCGTGCTGCGCTTTACAAGAAGGTGATCTTTCCTCGacaaattagtaaaattttatttctatgcTATGCTAAAACGGGACTTTAATGTGCACAGGTTACGGCAATACTGCAAAAAGAGGAGGAAGAAAGAACGCAGGACGAAAAAGACGTGCTGCAAGGCTGCTCAGAGGTTGCGGACGAAGTTTCCAAAAGgtattacaataataatatctcaaacgcattataaattttttattttaaaaaaatttccagactCAAGCGACAGCAGCAGCTCAAGTCCAGAGTGGAGGAAGTGGAAGACCCTCCTCACACCTTGGAGGAAAAATGCCGGCTCTTGGCGGCTGCAATCGAGAAATCGACGAGCCTGGTTGTTTACACCGGAGCTGGCATCAGCACAGCCGCCCGAATCCCAGACTACCGCGGGCCTAACGGCGTGTGGACCCTTCTGCAGCAGGGCAAGGACGTTGGCAACCACGACCTCAGCCTGGCCGAGCCGACGCTGACGCACATGGCCTTGAGCCAGCTGTACCACTGCGGAAGGCTCAAGCACATCGTCTCTCAAAATTGTGATGGACTGCACCTGCGGTCAGGACTGCCAAAGAAATCGCTTTCTGAGGTTCACGGCAATATGTACTTGGAGGTAGTGAAAATATTGTCACTTTGAGAGTTTTGTCAATATGAAAATCTATTTCTAATTATCCAGgtgatttatttccaattttctttcCAGGTTTGCCGATCTTGTAAGCCGCCCAGGGAATACCTCCGATTGTTCGACGTGACAGAGCGGACGGCCAGGTTCAACCACAAAACCGGCCGCCTGTGCCACAAGTGCGGGGAGCCTCTGCAAGACACGATAGTTCACTTTGGCGAGAGGGGCTCCTTGCAGTGGCCCCTCAATTGGCACGCAACCACGAACGCTGCCCGGACAGCTGACGTCATTCTGTGCTTGGGCTCGAGCTTGAAAGTTTTGAAGAAGTATCCGTGGTTGTGGTGCATGGACATGCCAGTGAAAAAACGGCCGCTGCTCTACATCGTGAACCTCCAGTGGACCCCAAAGGACGACCAAGCCACTCTCAAGATAaatggtaattatttttttaaggaaataatgaaaaatccaCAAGggggaattttattattattatattgattttactATGGCTATTAACAAAGGAATGAAAGGCTAAAAAGTTTGAAGCATTACAAGCACccaaaatgaatgaatatttaattacaaattttcgttTCCAAACAAACTTATTTACTCCTCTTTAAAACCACTGCCTTTTTTGACGAAAATACGGTGAAATTCTGCCCATTGACCTTTCTCCTGCTCTGCAGGAATGGTTGGAAAAATGACGTAATTGTTGCTTGATAGGAAACCCTGCAGAGCCTCCACGCCGCCACTGATCTTTTCAAAGTTTACCATGATCACctaatattaaacaaaattaattttcaccgttaaaatatatgaaattacCTTACCTTGatatcaaatttatcaaagggAACAGTTTTCAAAATGTCCAGCTCAGCGCCTCCAACGCTCAAGCTTAAAAAGTCAATCGATGGTTTGTCCAGAGCGAGCAAAATGGAGTGAAGCGGCATGCAATGAACTATCAAATCGCTGTCCGAAATGTCTAAAACCACTCCTTGTCCTGCTTTAAAAGCAGAGAGCTTTGGCTTTGTCGAAGTGCTCAAACAGGTTGGAATTAAAGACGCGTTTCTCTTCTTGTCCCTTGCCAGCAGCACATTGCCAGGGTCAGGCTCAATAAGGGCGCCAGTCCACGCGAGGGCATTCTCCAGCTGCACCGTTTTGGAGGAATGCAGTCCGTCATTTGCCCCACTCTCGACGAAATATCCTCCTGTCTGATTGTTAAAAACGGGGTTTAGAactttgaattgatttaaattttgaacgtgctttgttttgaaatatgtGTTGGAGCTGCAATCCAGCAGAATGGTTGGACTCGTATTTTACTGCTGCATTTGGAGGCGGAATTATCATGTATTTCTTTACGTGAGTTACAACTTCAGGATTGTCGCCTTCGAGTTCgtccaattttattgctaaaaatagAAACTGTCAACTGCAACTCTTTGAACTTAAAACTTGTTTCCACCTTCAAATGTTGAATACGTGAAGAAACTCATAACCTCTGAAAAGATTTTGACTTAATTGCAactctcatttttaaatccttgccTGGGGATATTTTGCTGGATAAAAAGTTTTCCAGCTTTTCGTGGTCAATGAGTAATTCATCAAGATCCAAAGTGTTCAGTTTAGAACTATTTGTCGCGTTTTTCTCCACCGTGTCAATTCTCTGCTGCAGATTCCGAATATCTGATTGGAGGTCGTTTGCTTTTCTCTCCGCGTTTCCTATTCTCTGCTGCAGTTCTTGCATCTTCTGCATCGGCTCGGACGCCTTTTTGTCCATGTCTTGAATGCTCAGCTCCGCACTGTCCAAAGCAACCCTGATCTGCTCGATTTCCGAGGTCAGCACCAATCTCGCTTTGTATATCAAGTAATACTGACAGACAAAAACCACAATTAGAAAGTAGCATATCCACCAGACATT
This window encodes:
- the LOC135939267 gene encoding AP-4 complex subunit beta-1-like, yielding MEAIAKAILSLNFDPKSDEGRVLLAQLVEATAGKEDTTCLIGPVMKLLPNVDLSVKKAVHHILPRVCKNHPQAAVLAVNTVLHDCSDPNPEIKCLGITTLCAIPEFVEHVPGAVHASLSDSHPKVRLAAVNGCKSLHSHTPQAASEQGLINILYSLVRDSDPRVSTAAILALDFLLAEEGGIIVTKAMAKHLLRRLEHYPPVQLASVLQAVAKYKPKEEDEVFEELSLIDPYLVHSQCPAVNVNCINLFLDLIEDNYAHLIDQLVERSSPGLIAYLSSAAESTASTVLKFLLSERGKAWLKNLPTTDLMPRIAESPSVKVKKLSLIAITCKETEADDILAAVTPFCYDKSCGSQAVRCICKIRSNLEATSSKCLAVLLQLLETSDPDLLRNCLVGLETFSMEGIPRSEISALLEKVVDRIDLFKPETIPAVAPHLLGLYGELLPTAPYVLEHLVNNYNQLQFDTKMFLLVGTVRLFLKDPGECQLTLGRLFQSCISDCDNALLSEKALRYYKILCHDQELMKTILGVT
- the LOC135939266 gene encoding SET and MYND domain-containing protein 4-like, whose translation is MNLKEEDFKLFERQVATGGKQQNVSYQRFIEICQDIAGEEIGQEFEKLLAAASGKDKLAQAETFRKLGNDLLNLRKYHKAVEFYTRSVVWAPKGSSACGQAYANRSAVLELMGYYQECIQDVQRAVQNDYPQMLTFKLFVRQAKCHKELKNLNAAKASLEKAKSCIKELKLPEEKKTQLSSSVEKEFNESLEPKARRLVEIYPDPPLLSYGKNKEAPSLSNAVSISHDANFGRHLTAARDIQAGDYVLVEQPYAAVLAPECITTHCSHCMRRSYSLVPCENCDWALFCSEKCQEIAYEKYHKEECAVSSKCFKVIDEMNLQRSCHFIRIVSTFGLKNVLDFLSKSTEENRDARTNGFSADGIYKSDAFESIFNLVTNLEQLPLLMVYAACTISIKLVKCFNVNDPVLESKLAAYCLKNLVALKNNAHEITHTHLGGPNRVRYEVVGGGIFSCSSLCNHSCNPNVFRTNYGTANVIQAIRHIRKGEQIFDSYKEHFAFDVKAERQSYLLDHYHFRCTCEACENNWGLVQTLPIHPQFSLSKDKKIKSLYDQMITATFACADNEMPVTDSNVNIFLKVINTLSNSGSKALLTQTMQGAQEDLKNYFKSRGNCIM
- the isoQC gene encoding glutaminyl-peptide cyclotransferase isoform X2, yielding MKTIYGVLFISSCLLGQSAGAINLKQARQNHAGTPMTDEQIKKISDMENNANFKALLDPIMVPRVVGTENHEKVKKYLMDTMQNLGWQVEEDAFSANTPIGRLKFGNVVARLNPQADRFLTLACHYDSKYTREGSFIGATDSAVPCAMMLHLAAALDQYLKKNAAAQSDVSLKFIFFDGEEAFNVWGPTDSIYGAKNLARKLQRTAYPPNNREGTTHLDRMDMLLLLDLIGVEFPSFYNYFKDTDRWYKRLVNAEDKLANMRLLDQYRYGFDGYPKHRYFNSQSVYAGIEDDHIPFLKRGVPILHLIPSPFPSVWHKNGDNYSALDFDTIANLNKILRIFVAEYLSLAV
- the isoQC gene encoding glutaminyl-peptide cyclotransferase isoform X1, translated to MKTIYGVLFISSCLLGQSAGAINLKQARQNHAGTPMTDEQIKKISDMENNANFKALLDPIMVPRVVGTENHEKVKKYLMDTMQNLGWQVEEDAFSANTPIGRLKFGNVVARLNPQADRFLTLACHYDSKYTREGSFIGATDSAVPCAMMLHLAAALDQYLKKNAAAQVERSLKLRGKRASRKKKLLGVKKSDVSLKFIFFDGEEAFNVWGPTDSIYGAKNLARKLQRTAYPPNNREGTTHLDRMDMLLLLDLIGVEFPSFYNYFKDTDRWYKRLVNAEDKLANMRLLDQYRYGFDGYPKHRYFNSQSVYAGIEDDHIPFLKRGVPILHLIPSPFPSVWHKNGDNYSALDFDTIANLNKILRIFVAEYLSLAV
- the Sirt7 gene encoding NAD-dependent protein deacetylase sirtuin-7, with product MDDNGDREAKYSRRRVEEAQTMWLKQERAALYKKVTAILQKEEEERTQDEKDVLQGCSEVADEVSKRLKRQQQLKSRVEEVEDPPHTLEEKCRLLAAAIEKSTSLVVYTGAGISTAARIPDYRGPNGVWTLLQQGKDVGNHDLSLAEPTLTHMALSQLYHCGRLKHIVSQNCDGLHLRSGLPKKSLSEVHGNMYLEVCRSCKPPREYLRLFDVTERTARFNHKTGRLCHKCGEPLQDTIVHFGERGSLQWPLNWHATTNAARTADVILCLGSSLKVLKKYPWLWCMDMPVKKRPLLYIVNLQWTPKDDQATLKINGRCDDVFLKVMSHLKIAVPLYNRLADPIFSHATPLHPSELRTTSRPFLQAEPIKSEVDESQGVVKEEAKVALGELSTDLNATYLPWSGLLLSQGAFVKQDHNYCAVQDGKFECHFCSISFSSAECQFYLRKELTEKAILSDLSSEEEENSDEGTSNSKKSANPGWFGKGYRKTCKSKKRKLT
- the LOC135939272 gene encoding protein Star-like, producing the protein MSFFTYSTFEAIKLDELEGDNPEVVTHVKKYMIIPPPNAAVKYESNHSAGLQLQHIFQNKTGGYFVESGANDGLHSSKTVQLENALAWTGALIEPDPGNVLLARDKKRNASLIPTCLSTSTKPKLSAFKAGQGVVLDISDSDLIVHCMPLHSILLALDKPSIDFLSLSVGGAELDILKTVPFDKFDIKVIMVNFEKISGGVEALQGFLSSNNYVIFPTIPAEQEKGQWAEFHRIFVKKGSGFKEE